The following proteins come from a genomic window of Acidobacteriota bacterium:
- a CDS encoding sigma-70 family RNA polymerase sigma factor, producing MPEPPPNDVTRLIADWRAGDAAALDELLPLVYEELRRLAASHLRRERSDHTLQTTALVHEAYLKLLGGAPVRLANRSQFFQFAAQAMRRILVDHARRLQAKKRWDPSQKISLDSVGEVEVPLDDRLLAVHDALERLAAIRPRQAQLVEMRYFGGFGLEEIAECLSLSRATVARDWQVARRWLFAQLASGKKSAE from the coding sequence ATGCCCGAACCTCCTCCGAATGACGTCACCCGCCTGATCGCCGATTGGCGTGCCGGCGACGCGGCCGCCCTCGACGAGCTCCTGCCGCTGGTATACGAAGAGCTGCGCCGGCTGGCCGCGAGCCATCTCCGGCGCGAGCGCTCGGATCACACGCTGCAGACGACGGCGCTGGTTCACGAGGCCTATCTCAAGCTCCTCGGCGGAGCTCCGGTGCGCCTCGCCAACCGCTCGCAGTTCTTCCAGTTCGCGGCCCAGGCCATGCGTCGCATCCTGGTCGACCATGCCCGCCGTCTGCAGGCCAAGAAACGCTGGGATCCGAGCCAGAAGATCTCCCTCGACAGCGTCGGTGAGGTCGAGGTGCCGCTCGATGATCGCCTGCTCGCGGTGCACGATGCCCTCGAGCGCTTGGCGGCCATCCGCCCCCGCCAGGCCCAGCTCGTCGAGATGCGCTACTTCGGAGGCTTCGGCCTCGAGGAGATCGCCGAGTGTCTCAGCTTGTCCCGCGCTACCGTGGCGCGCGATTGGCAGGTCGCCCGCCGCTGGCTCTTCGCCCAGCTCGCCAGCGGGAAGAAGTCGGCCGAATGA
- a CDS encoding sigma-70 family RNA polymerase sigma factor, giving the protein MATKKTPSDGHPVTEFTATEFTATEVTVLLGRLREGDRSALDELLPMVYGELRRMARHRVRGRRGSQTLDTTAVVHEAFLKLAGSSSQDWQDRVHFYAVAARAMRQVVTDYARRRNAEKRGGDRHAVDLDAVPLSVEGQQAAWIVDLDRALGGLKEVSPRLAQVVECRYFGGMTDQEIAAMLDVTDRTVRRDWVKARAWLYREMADGATSD; this is encoded by the coding sequence ATGGCAACGAAGAAAACACCCTCTGACGGACATCCGGTGACCGAATTCACGGCGACCGAATTCACGGCGACCGAGGTCACCGTGCTCCTGGGGCGACTCCGAGAGGGCGACCGATCGGCTCTCGATGAGCTTCTGCCGATGGTTTACGGCGAGCTGCGGCGGATGGCCAGGCATCGGGTCCGCGGGCGGCGAGGTTCCCAGACCCTCGACACCACGGCCGTTGTGCACGAGGCTTTCCTCAAGCTGGCGGGCAGCTCTTCCCAAGACTGGCAGGATCGGGTTCATTTCTACGCTGTTGCCGCTCGCGCCATGCGCCAGGTGGTCACCGACTATGCGCGCCGGCGCAACGCCGAGAAGCGCGGCGGCGACCGCCACGCCGTCGATCTCGATGCCGTGCCCCTCTCCGTCGAAGGACAACAGGCGGCCTGGATCGTCGACCTCGACCGCGCCCTCGGAGGCCTCAAGGAGGTCTCACCACGGCTCGCCCAGGTCGTCGAGTGCCGCTACTTCGGCGGCATGACGGACCAGGAGATCGCCGCCATGCTCGACGTGACCGACCGCACCGTGCGGCGCGACTGGGTGAAGGCGCGCGCCTGGTTGTACCGCGAGATGGCCGATGGCGCGACCTCCGACTGA